One window of Phycisphaeraceae bacterium genomic DNA carries:
- the guaB gene encoding IMP dehydrogenase, which yields MAALSTSQPDLNASAGQYAGPSGGLVGAGKVVQEGITFDDVLLIPRASSILPANASTRTRLTNSITLNIPLLSAPMDTVTESALAIALALEGGIGIIHKNLPIEAQAREVAKVKRSANGIITDPITLGPTTTVGRARELMRTHGVSGFPVVADGDLELRTHGKLMGILTRRDLKFVEDASTLVQDVMTKDGLITASPTTTLQEAEAVLNRNKVEKLLLIDDAGMLSGMVTMRDIERLSDYPNACTDSRGRLRCGGAVGVGQLDRVDALIEAGADVIIVDTAHGHSSNVIETVRAIKASRNIDVIAGNIATAEAAVDLINAGADAIKVGIGPGSICTTRVVTGVGMPQITAVFNAVEGAQRTGKDIPVIADGGIRMSGDIAKAIAAGASCVMLGSLFAGLHESPGELVIHHGRRYKSYRGMGSEGAMNAGSADRYGQADQLQQKKADDRKFVPEGVEGLVAYRGHLAEFVYQLVGGLRAAMGYCGCATLDTFRAEAKFCKVSGATVVENHPHDIRITKESPNYTVEHMPGV from the coding sequence ATGGCAGCACTTTCCACTTCACAACCGGATCTGAACGCATCTGCAGGCCAATACGCTGGACCGAGCGGTGGTCTCGTTGGCGCAGGCAAAGTCGTGCAGGAAGGCATCACCTTTGATGATGTGCTTCTCATCCCGCGCGCTTCGAGCATCCTTCCAGCAAATGCAAGCACGCGTACCCGGCTGACAAACTCCATTACTCTGAACATCCCGCTTCTCTCGGCACCAATGGATACCGTGACCGAATCGGCACTTGCCATCGCGCTCGCACTCGAGGGGGGCATTGGCATTATCCACAAAAACCTGCCCATCGAAGCGCAGGCGCGCGAAGTGGCAAAGGTCAAGCGATCGGCCAACGGCATCATCACCGATCCAATCACACTCGGGCCGACAACCACCGTCGGACGCGCACGCGAGTTGATGCGCACGCACGGTGTTTCAGGATTCCCTGTTGTTGCAGACGGTGATCTCGAACTCCGCACGCACGGCAAACTCATGGGCATCCTCACGCGCCGAGATCTGAAGTTTGTTGAGGATGCAAGCACGCTTGTACAGGATGTCATGACAAAGGACGGACTCATCACCGCATCGCCCACCACGACATTGCAGGAAGCAGAAGCGGTGCTCAACCGCAACAAGGTCGAGAAACTTCTGCTGATCGATGACGCGGGCATGCTGAGCGGCATGGTCACGATGCGCGATATCGAACGCCTGAGCGACTACCCCAACGCATGCACAGATTCGCGAGGCAGACTCCGTTGTGGCGGAGCGGTCGGTGTAGGTCAGCTTGATCGTGTCGACGCACTCATCGAAGCTGGTGCCGATGTCATCATCGTTGACACAGCGCACGGACACTCAAGCAACGTCATCGAGACTGTTCGCGCGATCAAAGCATCACGCAATATCGATGTCATCGCAGGCAATATCGCAACCGCTGAAGCTGCTGTCGATCTGATCAATGCGGGTGCCGACGCGATCAAGGTCGGTATCGGTCCGGGGTCCATCTGCACAACGCGTGTCGTCACCGGTGTGGGCATGCCACAGATCACCGCGGTGTTCAACGCAGTCGAGGGTGCCCAGCGGACCGGGAAGGACATTCCTGTGATCGCTGACGGCGGCATCCGCATGTCGGGCGACATCGCAAAGGCAATCGCTGCGGGTGCAAGCTGTGTCATGCTCGGTTCGCTCTTTGCAGGACTGCACGAATCACCGGGCGAGCTTGTGATCCATCACGGCAGACGCTACAAGAGCTATCGCGGCATGGGGTCCGAGGGCGCAATGAATGCGGGCAGTGCCGACCGCTACGGCCAAGCCGATCAGTTGCAGCAGAAGAAAGCCGACGATCGCAAGTTCGTGCCCGAGGGAGTCGAGGGTCTCGTCGCGTATCGAGGGCATCTCGCAGAGTTCGTGTACCAGCTCGTCGGCGGCCTCCGCGCTGCGATGGGATATTGCGGGTGCGCAACACTCGATACGTTCCGAGCTGAAGCAAAGTTCTGCAAGGTCTCAGGAGCAACCGTTGTCGAGAACCATCCGCACGACATCCGTATCACGAAAGAATCACCAAACTACACCGTCGAGCACATGCCCGGTGTGTGA
- a CDS encoding response regulator: MESAHPHSSDIELSKHQLDAFLDLIEQHNAAIDVIHRRQFTRWKYRQPRVRVSMTRPGSTETIFYPATRDLSCQGISLLHGSFVYPNSRITIELPSLVETNKVTKVQGTVVRCVQLRRRVYEIGVHFTDPIDARSIITSDLLNEQYSFETIEPHRLRGTLVYAEDSELDQRLVRHYLRETHIDLVCADSAVGAFEKIKEGCDFVLCDFHLTNSNGFELVRMVRNRMMRVPIVMLTGDPSVEAREQAYHLQINGFLHKPIDQKTLLLLFGEFVLLKQIVQLVEDTNETDVLAQSLRNSFLADLRLCVPKLQTAVQADSAWSAECLCRQISGTAPCVGLDPIGSIAAQTADRLRSTSSIAKSMDLLSQLMQACNEANI, from the coding sequence ATGGAATCAGCACATCCACATTCTTCCGACATCGAGCTATCAAAGCATCAACTCGATGCGTTCCTTGATCTGATCGAGCAACACAATGCTGCCATTGATGTTATCCACAGGCGCCAGTTCACCCGTTGGAAGTATCGGCAGCCTCGTGTACGTGTGTCCATGACACGCCCTGGCAGCACTGAAACAATCTTTTATCCCGCAACCCGCGATCTCTCGTGCCAGGGTATCAGCTTACTGCATGGATCATTCGTATATCCAAACTCGCGCATCACGATCGAACTCCCCAGTCTTGTGGAGACAAACAAAGTCACAAAAGTGCAAGGCACCGTTGTGCGATGTGTCCAGCTTCGCCGTCGTGTTTATGAGATCGGCGTACATTTTACCGATCCGATCGATGCTCGATCCATAATCACTTCCGATCTGCTCAACGAGCAGTATTCCTTCGAGACAATCGAACCACACCGTCTCAGGGGAACGCTCGTGTATGCTGAAGATTCGGAACTCGATCAGCGCCTTGTCAGGCACTACCTCCGTGAAACACATATTGATCTGGTCTGCGCAGATTCTGCAGTTGGAGCCTTTGAGAAGATAAAGGAAGGCTGCGACTTTGTATTGTGCGATTTTCATCTTACCAATAGCAACGGATTTGAGCTCGTGCGCATGGTTCGAAACCGCATGATGCGCGTACCGATTGTGATGCTCACCGGTGATCCGTCCGTCGAAGCACGCGAGCAGGCGTATCATCTGCAGATCAACGGATTCCTGCACAAGCCGATCGATCAGAAAACATTGCTTCTTCTCTTTGGCGAGTTCGTGCTGCTGAAACAGATTGTACAACTGGTAGAAGATACGAATGAGACCGATGTCCTCGCGCAGAGTCTGCGAAACTCGTTCCTTGCAGATCTTCGCTTGTGCGTCCCGAAACTTCAGACTGCGGTACAAGCGGACAGCGCATGGTCAGCAGAGTGTCTGTGCCGACAAATCAGCGGGACTGCCCCGTGTGTGGGCCTTGATCCTATCGGTTCCATTGCCGCACAAACCGCCGATCGGCTTCGATCCACCTCATCCATTGCAAAGTCGATGGATCTGCTCTCTCAACTGATGCAGGCTTGCAATGAAGCGAACATCTGA
- a CDS encoding response regulator, whose translation MQFKRPKIEASSQRTNSAGLSHRQLDQVLNALESGKKSDSKRRVFTRWSYRNPRIEMGIKHPGGTESTVFVASRDLSCQGMSILHSSYLYPGSEVTLNLPKAGMHDVEKVVYGKIARCLHLHGRLHEIGVCFDDVIDVRSLLAYSDDDDPRYVIESIDPEKLEGCIVCLEDSALDQKLIQHYLRSTHLRIRFPEDIETAFNQVREGCQLFLVDVHLSSGENGLDAVEKVNAEMPSVPVVLLTSDVSKATRDRADKLRVAGILKKPVDATTLLRAIAEYMYARAIVKGFEQKQTVEVEDSSFHEAFVRTLAEEAQKIESMIENDDHLNAYAACLQIKASAPQAGLDDLATVAEKAANTLAATSSTSESKTDLEALVQSCKRLAAA comes from the coding sequence ATGCAGTTTAAGCGTCCAAAGATTGAAGCATCGTCACAACGCACAAACTCTGCGGGGCTTTCGCACCGCCAGTTGGATCAGGTGCTCAATGCACTGGAATCAGGCAAGAAATCTGATTCCAAGCGCCGCGTGTTTACACGCTGGAGCTATCGTAATCCTCGCATCGAGATGGGAATCAAACATCCCGGTGGCACAGAGTCTACCGTGTTTGTCGCCTCGCGTGATCTCTCGTGTCAGGGCATGAGTATTCTGCACTCTTCCTACCTCTATCCAGGGTCCGAAGTTACACTGAACCTGCCCAAGGCTGGCATGCATGATGTCGAGAAGGTTGTATACGGGAAGATCGCACGGTGTCTGCACTTGCACGGCCGCTTGCACGAGATCGGTGTGTGCTTTGACGATGTCATCGACGTGCGCTCACTGCTTGCCTATTCAGACGATGATGATCCTCGGTACGTCATTGAATCAATTGATCCAGAAAAACTCGAGGGATGTATTGTCTGCCTTGAGGACTCGGCGCTGGACCAGAAACTTATCCAGCACTATCTCCGCTCAACCCATCTCCGCATCCGGTTCCCAGAAGATATCGAAACAGCCTTCAACCAAGTCAGAGAGGGTTGCCAGCTCTTTCTTGTCGACGTGCATCTTTCCAGCGGTGAAAACGGCCTTGATGCAGTTGAGAAGGTCAATGCTGAGATGCCCTCGGTACCCGTCGTGCTGTTGACTTCGGACGTATCAAAGGCAACCCGTGACCGAGCCGACAAGCTGCGGGTGGCTGGCATTCTTAAGAAACCAGTAGATGCAACCACACTGCTGCGTGCAATTGCAGAGTACATGTACGCGCGTGCAATCGTGAAGGGATTTGAACAGAAGCAAACCGTTGAAGTTGAAGACAGCAGCTTCCACGAAGCGTTCGTTCGTACACTCGCAGAAGAAGCCCAGAAGATTGAATCCATGATCGAGAATGACGATCACCTCAACGCATACGCGGCCTGCCTGCAGATCAAGGCTTCTGCACCGCAAGCGGGGCTTGATGATCTGGCAACCGTGGCGGAGAAGGCAGCGAACACGCTTGCAGCCACATCCAGCACCAGTGAATCCAAGACCGATTTGGAAGCCCTTGTGCAGAGCTGCAAGCGGTTGGCAGCTGCATAG
- a CDS encoding ATP-dependent Clp protease ATP-binding subunit, with protein sequence MFERFTDRARKVMALANQEAQRLNHEYIGTEHILLGLVKEGSGVGANVLKNLDVDLRKVRLEVEKLVRAGPEMVTMGRLPQTPRAKKVIEFAIEEARGLNHNYVGTEHLLLGLLREHDGVAAQVLRNLNLKLEEVREEVLSLLGAGTGEGADTDEVGVESSGPSGEPRKRGGKSQTPALDSFGRDLTEYAKEGQLDPVIGRAVEIERVVQVLCRRTKNNPVLLGEAGVGKTAIVEGLAQRIHAGEVPQILHEKRLVVLDLAMMVAGTKYRGQFEERIKAVMNEVRRAKNVILFIDELHTLVGAGGAEGAIDASNVLKPALARGEIQCIGATTFDEYRKYIEKDAALARRFQSIVVEPPSDEQTFEILKGLRGKYEEHHRARITDAALRAAVELSGRYITGRVQPDKSIDVLDEAGARVRIKSMAKPPNLAELEADIERLAVEKDEAVKAADYERAAELRDQTEQLKQKKENIQAEWREKSNEIDGEVNEEVVAEVVSKMTGVPLQRLEKAEAQRLLDLEKELHKRVISQEPAIKALARAIRRARAGLKDPNRPMGSFIFVGPSGVGKTLLTKALAEFMFGDADSLIHMDMSEYMEKHNVSRLVGAPPGYVGYEEGGQLTERVRRRPYSVILLDEVEKAHPDVFNMLLQIMEEGRLTDSFGRHVDFRNTILIMTSNLGADIIRGGGGFGFQQRSAEQDYENIKKLLMKEVERFFRPEFINRLDDVIVFQPLTRADLDSIIEYEVAKVAERLAGKGIELVLDERAKTFIIEKGYNPDFGARPLRRALGSLIEDPLAEGVLSGEYPDHARIEVTHKEGDDHLYFTSHEVEPPRKDTSETESKPAPASFT encoded by the coding sequence ATGTTTGAACGTTTCACAGATCGCGCACGCAAGGTCATGGCGCTTGCCAATCAGGAAGCCCAGAGACTCAACCACGAGTACATCGGGACAGAGCACATCCTGCTCGGTCTGGTGAAGGAGGGCTCGGGCGTTGGCGCGAATGTACTGAAGAATCTTGATGTCGATCTGCGCAAGGTGCGTCTCGAAGTTGAGAAGCTCGTCCGTGCAGGACCGGAGATGGTCACGATGGGGCGTCTGCCGCAGACACCCCGCGCAAAGAAAGTCATCGAGTTCGCGATCGAGGAAGCTCGCGGATTGAACCACAACTACGTCGGCACAGAGCACTTGTTGCTCGGCCTGCTGCGTGAGCACGACGGTGTTGCAGCGCAGGTGCTCCGCAACCTGAACCTGAAGCTGGAAGAAGTGCGCGAAGAGGTGCTCAGTCTTCTCGGCGCGGGCACAGGCGAGGGTGCAGACACAGACGAGGTTGGTGTCGAGTCCAGCGGCCCATCGGGCGAGCCTCGCAAGCGTGGCGGCAAGTCGCAGACTCCCGCCCTCGACTCCTTCGGCCGTGATTTGACCGAGTACGCAAAGGAAGGCCAGCTCGATCCCGTCATCGGACGTGCTGTCGAGATCGAACGCGTCGTGCAGGTCCTCTGCCGTCGCACAAAGAACAACCCGGTGCTGCTTGGCGAAGCTGGTGTCGGCAAGACCGCGATTGTCGAGGGGCTTGCGCAGCGTATCCACGCTGGCGAGGTCCCACAGATTCTCCACGAGAAGCGGCTCGTCGTTCTTGACCTTGCCATGATGGTCGCGGGCACAAAGTATCGTGGTCAGTTCGAGGAACGCATCAAGGCGGTGATGAACGAGGTTCGTCGCGCCAAGAACGTCATCCTGTTTATCGACGAACTTCACACACTCGTTGGCGCAGGCGGTGCCGAGGGCGCGATCGACGCGTCCAACGTGCTCAAGCCGGCGCTCGCTCGCGGCGAGATCCAGTGCATCGGCGCAACAACCTTCGACGAGTACCGCAAGTACATCGAGAAGGATGCGGCGCTCGCACGCCGATTCCAATCCATCGTTGTGGAGCCGCCGTCAGACGAGCAGACCTTCGAGATTCTCAAGGGTCTTCGCGGCAAGTACGAGGAACACCATCGCGCACGTATCACCGACGCAGCACTGCGTGCGGCTGTCGAGCTCTCCGGCCGATACATCACCGGTCGTGTGCAGCCGGACAAGTCGATCGACGTGCTTGACGAGGCTGGCGCACGCGTGCGCATCAAGAGCATGGCGAAGCCACCGAACCTTGCCGAGCTTGAAGCCGACATCGAGCGTCTCGCAGTCGAGAAGGACGAAGCAGTGAAAGCTGCTGATTATGAGCGCGCTGCCGAGCTGCGCGATCAGACCGAGCAGCTCAAGCAGAAGAAGGAAAATATCCAAGCCGAATGGCGCGAGAAGTCAAACGAGATTGACGGCGAGGTGAACGAGGAAGTCGTTGCCGAGGTCGTCTCAAAGATGACCGGCGTGCCGCTGCAACGCCTTGAGAAGGCAGAAGCTCAGCGACTGCTTGATCTTGAGAAGGAGTTGCACAAGCGTGTCATCAGCCAGGAGCCGGCGATCAAGGCGCTCGCCCGTGCGATCCGTCGTGCTCGCGCAGGCCTGAAGGATCCAAACCGCCCGATGGGTTCGTTCATCTTCGTCGGTCCGTCCGGTGTGGGTAAAACGCTGCTCACCAAGGCGCTCGCTGAGTTCATGTTTGGCGATGCCGACTCACTGATCCATATGGACATGTCCGAGTACATGGAGAAGCACAACGTCTCACGTCTGGTCGGCGCGCCTCCCGGCTATGTCGGGTATGAAGAGGGCGGCCAGCTCACCGAACGTGTGCGCAGACGCCCGTACTCCGTAATCCTGCTCGACGAAGTCGAAAAGGCACACCCGGACGTGTTTAACATGCTCCTGCAGATTATGGAAGAGGGCAGGCTGACCGATTCGTTTGGTCGTCACGTCGACTTCCGCAACACCATCCTCATCATGACATCAAACCTTGGTGCGGACATTATCAGAGGCGGTGGCGGGTTCGGGTTCCAGCAGCGCAGTGCTGAGCAGGACTACGAGAACATCAAGAAGCTCCTGATGAAGGAGGTCGAGAGGTTCTTCCGTCCCGAGTTCATCAACCGTCTCGACGATGTCATCGTCTTCCAGCCACTGACTCGTGCAGACCTCGACTCAATCATTGAATACGAAGTTGCGAAGGTTGCCGAAAGACTTGCAGGCAAGGGCATCGAACTTGTGCTTGATGAACGGGCCAAGACCTTCATCATCGAGAAAGGGTACAACCCGGACTTCGGTGCAAGACCATTGCGTCGCGCCCTGGGCTCTCTCATTGAGGACCCGCTCGCGGAAGGCGTGCTCTCCGGTGAATATCCGGATCACGCGCGCATTGAGGTCACACACAAGGAAGGCGATGACCACCTGTACTTCACATCCCATGAAGTTGAGCCGCCAAGAAAAGATACGAGTGAAACAGAATCGAAACCTGCGCCTGCGAGTTTCACCTAA